A window of Variovorax sp. HW608 genomic DNA:
TGGTGCCGCCGGTGCCGGCGATCATCGCGACGTCGTCGGGCGGCTCGATCTGCACGGGCTCGTCGGGGACGCCTTCGAGCCAGTCGGCGCACGCGGGAGCGATCGCGCACGCGCGGTCCAGGCAGACCAGCGTCTTCAGCTTGGGCAGCTGCGAGCGCATCTGCTCGACCATCGGCAGGAAGGCGCTGTGGAAGATCAGCGCCGCGCAGTCGAAGGCATCGAGTACGTAGCTGTTCTCGGCCGCCTCGTTGCGCGGATTGATCGGGCACCACACGGCGCCGGCACGCGAGATGCCGAACACGCAGGCGAAGGCATGCGCGTCGTTGCCCGACAGCACCGCGACCTTGTCGCCCGGCGCGATGCCCGAGCGCTGCAAGGCCCGCGCGACCCGGTGGCTGAAGCGCTGCACCTGGGCATAGCTCAGGTCCTGCCCGTTCATGGTCAGGCAGGGCGCATCGGCGCCGAGCTGCGCGCCCTTGTCGAGATAGTCGGTCAGCCGCATGACGCAACCACGCTGCGATCAGGACCGGGTCAACACCGGGTCCATCACCAGGCCGAAGGTCTTCAGCGCACCGAGCAGTTCTCGGTGGCCGAAAGCCTGGCAACCCGACGCGAAGCCGGCACGCCGCGGCGGCTGCTGCAGCAGCGAGTACGCCCCATAGGCCTGCAGCAGTCCGGTCTGCTTGTAGTTGCAATGGCCGTGGATCACGCAATGCGCGCGGCCCATCGGCCCCGAGGCGTAAACCGAGTCGAGCGAGCGGTTCAGGCGCGGGTTCTCGCGCGGCGGCATGGTGTTCATCACGCTCGCAGCCGTCTGCGCCAGCGCCGCGTAGCGGTCGTCGTCGTTCATGCCCTCGGTGGCCTTCAATGCGGCGGCGACGATCTGCGGCACCCCCAGCATCAGCGGCCGGTTGAACACGCCGCCGAGCACCTTCACGTTGGCGACGCGCGGATCGCGCTTGAACCACACCGGGTGGGAGGTGCCGCCCCACGGCAGCGCCAGCGCGAGCTCGTGCTGGCCCGGGATCGCGACCTGGTACAGGCCCGCGTCGGCGGGCCATTCGACGTACTGCTTCTGCTCGAGGTAGTAGGCCTTCGAGGTCGCGGCGTTGACGAGGATCGTCTGGGTCGAAGCGATCGTCGGGCTGCCGCCCCAGAACACCGCGATGTCGAGCGTGTCGAGCCCCGGCGCTTCGAGGCACAGCTGGGCCGCGATCTCGCCGGTGGTGTACATCTGCGCGAGGCCCGGCGCGAGCAGCAGCCCCGCGGACGCGAACTGCGCGCCGTACTCGCGCTCGAGCGTGATCAGCCAGTCCTGCTCGCCGGTCGTGTCGGTGTAGTGGCACTTCGCCGCGAGGCAGGCCTGCACCACCTCAGGCCCGAACTTCGCGAACGGACCGACGGTATTCAGCACCACCGACGCGCCGCTGAAGACTCTGGTCAGCGCCTCGGTGCTGTGCTGCACCTCGGCCACCTCGAAGCTTGCGGTCTCGATGCCTGGCACGTGGCTCTTCATCGCATCGTTGAGCTTCTCGGCGTTGCGGCCGGCCGCGATGAACGGGATGCCGTATTCGCGCAGGTATTCGCACACCAGCCGTCCGGTGTAGCCGGACGCGCCATAGACGACCACGGGTTTCTTGCTGCTGCTCATGCGTGTCTCCTGTTGATGCGGAAGAGCTGGCTACATGCCCATGCCGCCGTCGACCGGCAGCCCGATGCCGGTGATGAAGCGCGCGGCGTCGGAACTCAGGAACACGACCGCATCGGCCATGTCGCCGACTTCGCCGAGACGCCCCAGCGGCGTCTGCCCGATCACGTCCGCCACGGCCGCGTCGACGCTCGGTGCGAGCCCCGCGGCCACGATGTCGTTCGCGAGCTTCATGCCCATCTCGGTCGGCACCAGCCCGGGATAGACGCAGTTCACGCGCACGCCGTAGCCCAGCTTGCCCGACTCGTTCGCGGCGATGCGCGTCATGCGGTCCACCGCGGATTTGGTGGCCGAATAGCCGGCAATGGCGGGAAAGGCGATCGTCGCGGCCACCGATGCGATGTTGACGATCGAGCCGCCGTGGCCTGCCGCGCCGCCGGGCTTCATCGCCCGGAACGCGTGCTTGATGCCGAGCAGCGTGCCGACCGCGTTGACGTCGAACATGCGGCGCAGGTCCTCGGCCTTGACGTCGATCACTAGCGAGGTGATCTCGATGCCGGCGTTGTTGACGAGCAGGTCGAAGGAGCCGAGTTCCTTCACCGTGGCGGCGACGGCGGCTTCCCAGTCGCTGTCGCTCGTGACGTCGAGCTTCACGAAGCGGGCGGTGGCGCCGCCGCTGCCGAGCGTGTGTGCGGTTTCCTTGCCGAGATCGACGAGCACGTCGCCGATCATCACCGACGCGCCGGCGTCGGTCAGTGCCTTGGCAATCGCGGCACCGATGCCGCGCGCGGCACCGGTGACCAGGGCCTTGCGGCCGGTCAGGTCGATCTTCGTCATGTCTTGTCTCCGGTTGTGATTCGTGGATCTGGAAAACGAAGCGGAGGCCATGCTAGGAGTCGACTTGACAGGTGTCAAGAAAAAACTGGGCATGTGTCAAAACACGTCTCGTGTGCTATCTTTTCGAGCGTCACACCTCGGGTAAACACCGAGGGCCCTCACGATTTCCACACTGCCGATGGACCGTATTTCCCGCTCTCAGGTCGACAAGTTTTCGCAGCGCCGCGCCGAGCTCGGCGAAGCGACCTTGCAGACGCTCGCATCGCTCGGCTACGCGCGCACCAGCCTGCGCGAGATCGCGCAGAACTCCGAGTACTCGCACGGCGTGCTGCACTACTACTTCAAGGACAAGGTGGACCTGATCCTGTGCAGCGTGCGGCAGTACAAGGCGGTGTGCGTCAAGCGCTACGACCAGGTGGTCGAGGAATCCACCCGCTTCGAGGAACTGATGGAAGGCTTCCTCGATGCGCTCGGCGCCACGGTGCGCGACGAGGCGCCGCTGCACCGCCTGTGGTACGACCTGCGCTCGCAGTCCCTGTTCGAGGACGCCTTCCGCGCCGACGTGGCCGAGATCGACAAGAGCCTCGAACGCATGATCTGGCGCGTCATGGTGCGCTTCTCCGAGCTGGGCGGCCGGCCGCTCACGGTGCCGCCGGGCGTCGCCTATGCGGTGTTCGACGGCCTGTTCCAGCAGTGCCTGCTCAGGCACCTCAACGGCGACAGGCGCGCGGTCTCGACCATGCAGAAGCATGTGCGGGTGGCGATCCTGCAGCTGCTCGGCGAGCCCGGTCTGCCGCACTGAGCAAAAGCGTTCAGCGCCGCAGCGCTTCGCGCCCGCGCAGTCGCGCCCAGAGTGCCCGCAGCCGCCGCGCGCGGTCTTCGAACAGATAGGAGCCGGCCAGCGCGAGCAGGCCGGACACGATCCCCGTCACGATGGCCTCCAGGCGGGGAAAGCCGTAGTGCCCCGGATGCGAGAAGCTGTCGCCGACCATCGTCAGGAGCCCGACCAGCAGCGCATTGCCGAGGCGGTTCGCATAGAGCTTCACCGCCGGCGTGAAGGTCAGGGCCAGCGCCAGGATGCCGGTAAACAAGCCGGTCTGCAGCGCGAGAACCCAGTGGGGCGCGCTCAGGATGTTGCCGAGGCTCCCCGGCATGCAGGTCATGCAGGCGCTCGTCGGCTGCCAGAAACGCTTGATGAACAGAATGAAGCGACGCTTCCATGAGATCGGCATCATGCGAACCTCGTCGGTGCACCAGGTGCAATCGTCTCACATTGCCGCCAGAATCGGGGCGCGAAAAAACGCCGCGCCGCCGGGCGTGATGACCGATCAGACCGAGCGCATGAGCCCGCCGTCGACGCGGATGTTCTGCCCGGTGATGTAGGCAGCGCCTTCCGACGCCAGGAAGGCGATCGTCGCCGCGATTTCCTCGCGCTTGCCGTAGCGCTTCATCGGCACCGAATCGCGGCGCGGCTCGGTGGCCGGAAGGCTGTCGATCCAGCCCGGCAGCACATTGTTCATGCGGACGTTGTCCGCCGCGTAGGTGTCCGCGAAGATCTTGGTGAACGACGCCAGCCCGGCGCGGAATACCGCGGAGGTCGGGAAGAGGGCGCTCGGCTCGAAGGTCCACGCGGTCGAGATGTTGATGATCGCGCCCGCCTTCTGCTGCTGCATCACCGGCGCGACGAGACGCGTCGGGCGGATGACATTCATCAGATAGGTGTCCATGCCGCGATGCCAGTCTTCGTCGCTGATGTCGAGGATCTGCGCGCGGGGACCATGGCCCGCGCTGTTGACCAGAACGTCGATGCGGCCCCACCGGTTCATCGCCAGATCGACGAGCTTGCGCAGGTCGTCGATCGACTGGTTCGAGCCCGTGACGCCGACGCCGCCGAGCCGCTGCGCCAGCGCCTCGCCCTTGCCCGACGATGAAAGGATGGCCACCTTGAAGCCATCGGCCGCGAGGCGTTCGGCGGCTGCCGCGCCCATGCCGCTGCCGCCGGCGGTGACGAGTGCTACTTTTTCGGATGTCATGGTTGTGCTTCCTGGCTGTTGATGCGATGCGCCCGCATGCTAGACCAATGCCGCGACGAGGCTCGCGATGCCGATCCCGACCGCCGCCAGCGCATCGCCGGCGATCAGCCCGCCGCCGAAGAGGGAGGCGCTGCCCATGTCCTGCGGCAGGTCCTTGCGTCGTGGCGTGCGTGCGCCCAGCAGGCTGCCCGCCACGCCGCCCGCGCCCAGCCACAGCGAAGTCGGCAGGTTGACGAAGCCGCCGAACGACAGCGCGTAAGGCGATGGCAGCACGATCGCATCGAGCACGAAGCTGCGCGGCCGCAGCCACTTGCGCAGCAGCTCGATCACCGCGCCGGCCGCGACGCCGATGCCGATCGCGGTGCGCTGGTGGGGCATCTCGTTGGTCAGGCCGCGCAGCACGCCCACGAGCTTGTAGGTCATGGCCGAGGCCCATTCGGCGGGTTGCTGCTCGGCCTTCATCACGGTCTGGTCCTGCAGCAGCACCGGGTAGGCCGCCATGAAGAGCCGCGCGAACACCACGGCCATCGTCGCGCCCATCAGGATGCCCAGCACCTGGTAGCGAAACTGCAGCACGCGCGGCGTTCCGAGCCGCCAGCCGGTGGAGCGGTCCTGCTGCATGTCGCAGGCCACGCTGGTCGCCACCAGCAGCACGGCGCCGGCCATCAGGCCCACGCCGGGGTCACGCAGGCCGAGCGCGGCGAGGATGATCACCGTGACCACGAAGGCCGACGAGATCGGATTGGAGTCGCTGATGCCCACCGAGATGCCGTTGACCAGCGCGAACAGCAAGACCAGCCCCACCGCCACCGCGAGATAGAGGACCGGCTGGCCGAGCAGCACGTGCCCGCAGACCACGGTGGCGATCGCCCAGGACAGCACCCACAGCACGAGGCGGGCCGTGTTCACGCGCTTCCACGCGTCGGCCGGCGGAGATGAACCGCCGGCGGCTTCGCGGCGCGCGCGCGGCAGCGCCTGCGCGAAGATCCGCACGAGGTCGATCAGCGCCGCCCCCATGATGGTGCCGAGCGCGATCAGGAACATGATCTTGCGCGGCGGATCGCCTGGCTGCAGCCAGCCGATGCCGACGAAGTAGGGTTTCAGGGCGAGGCCGATCAACCCGCCCACCACCGCCGGCACGCCGATGCGCGCGCCGATCACCAGCCCGGCACCGAAGGTGGACGCCGAGAGCTCGATCGCACCCAGCAGCGGCAGGCGGCTCGCGGCCAGCCCCGACGCGAGGCCCACCAGCGCACCGCCGCCGAGCTGCTTCACCGAGCGCCGCAGCAGATCGGGATCGGTGAGCGCCCGAAGGATGTTCGCGACCGCGAGCCCCGACGGAAACGCGAGCCGCATGCGATCCACCAGCACCGGCGTGTAGAGCATGCCCACGCCGACGCCGAACATGCCGACGCAGGTGAGATACAGCACCATTTGCCAGGCGGGCGGTTGCGGCAGGCCGAGCCATGCCATGGCCTGCAGCAGCACGCCCAAGCCGCTCATGCTCGCGACCGAGGCCGCGGCGGTCTGGATGTAGTTCGCGCCATGACGGCCGGCCGCGCCATAGCCCGCGGTGACGGCCGAACCGAGCAGCCCCGCGAGCACCTGCCCGCCGACGAAGAAGCCCAGCGAGAAGTTCATGTACGCCGCGGTCACGCCGGCCAGCGGCCCGAGCACCAGCATGCCCGCCGCCGCGAGCAGCAGGTGATATCGCCAGCTGCCTTCCACGGGCAGCCAGCGCCAGCGCAGGTTCGCGTTTCGGTTCATGCTGGGCGCGACTGTGGACGCAAGACCCAGCGCTGCTGTTCGTCGAGTAGATTTTTTCAAGGCAGGCCGACGCAAGCCCTAGACGAACGGCACGTCGATGAGCCGAAGCTGGATCGCCTTGGCGATCGCATGCGCTCTGTTCGATGCGTTGAGGTGCACGATGGCACGCTTCATGTGGGAGCGCACCGTCTCGCAGGACAAGCCCAGGAGCAGCGCGATGTCGTCCGAAGTCCTTCCCTGTGCGGCGAGGGACAGGCACTCCTTCTCGCGCGCGCTGAGCCATGCCTTCGAAGCGGCGGCGTCGTTCCACAACCACTTTCGAAGCGACGTGTTCTGGAAGTAGTGGCACAGGGCGAAGAGCGTATTGACGGTCGGCTGCGACGACCCGTCGAGATACGTGGTCGAGTTTTCGGAGATCGCACTCACGAAGGCGAACGAACCATTCGGCATGTGCAGCGGGATCGTGATGCCCTAGTGCAGGTTCTTGTCATTGAGATGGTCGACGCAGGCGCGCTCCCCGGCGCTCAGGCATTCGCCGCTCTGCACCTCGATCCATTTGAGCGGCAGCGTCGTGTTGAGGCAGAACCTGTAGTAAGGGTCGCACAGATGGCTCCAGTGCCGGTCCCAACGGCTCGGGAAAGAGCGTGTCTTCACGACCGGGGATGCGAGGCTTCCGTCCGGCAGCCTCGGCATGGCGGTCCTGCCATAGGCAAAAGATGAAAAGCCCAGGCCCGCCAAGGCCTGATGCAACGCGTCCAGAGCCGATTCGAGATCGGCAGCCTGCTCGAGGTCCGCCGCCAGGCCTCCCGTCAGGTCGCCCTGCAGGGAGGCGGGAGCTTCGTCCGACATGAGAGACGTCATGGATCACCTCTTTCTGCAGCCAGGGCTGGCGCCGCCGGTGTTCCCGATGGTTCTCCCGCGACCCGCGCGTGTCAAGGCTAGGCGATCAACTTCGGCCGCCGATGCTGCCAGGGACGCGTTGCGCCTTCGAACGCGGACGCGACGCGGAACACCTTCAGGTCGTCATAGGCAGGACCGACGATCTGCATCCCCGTGGGAACGCCGGTCTGGCCGTCGAAGCCGGTCGGGACCGACATCACCGGCAAAGTGCCGACGAGGTTGAACGGATAGGTCATGAACCAGCCGATGAAGGGGTTCACCGACTTCCCGTTGATGGCCAGCGGTTCCTCGCTGCTGCGCCCGGCCACGATCTTCGTCGTCGCTGTTGTCGGGCAGATCAGCGCATCGTGGGTCTCGAAGATCTTCGCGAGCGACGCGTACATCTTCTGGCGCACGAGGTTCAGGCCGTAGAACCGGGACACATCGACCTTCTTCCCTTCTTCGAGGATCTTGATCACGTAGGGGTCCACGTCATTCCTCGACTTGGTCAAGAGGCTTCCTGCCAGTGCATAGAAGACACCTTGCCACCGGGTGTTCCATGTCTCTTCGATTTCCTGCGTCCAGCCGATGTCGACTTCGTCGACCACGGCGCCGAGCGAACGCAGGACCGACGCAGCATGGCGCGTGTTCTTCTCGACTTCGGGGTCGACCGCGAAATAGCCCAGGTCCACCGACAGCGCGATCCTCATTCCGGCGATGCCGGCGAACGTCGGCGGGATGACCACCTTGTCCCGCAAGGACGACATGTCGGCCGGATGCTGGCCGGATGTGACGTTCTGCATCAGAGCGCAATCGCCGACGCTGCGGGCCAGTTCGCCGTAGTGGATCAGCCACTCGTTCGGGTGTTCGCGGTCGTTCGGGTTGCGCCCCCATGGCGGCTTGTAGCCGAACACGCCGTTCATCGAAGCCGGGATGCGGATGGACCCGCCGCCGTCCGTTCCGTCCGACAAGGTCGTGTAGCCGGCGGCCAGGGCCGCGCCGCCTCCGCCTGTCGAGCCGCCGGGGGTATACGCAGGGTTCCACGGGTTGTGCGTGACGCCCCAAAGCGAGGAAGCGGTCACGCCTGAATGCGCGAACTCCGGTGTCGTCGTGCGGCAATGCATGATCGCTCCGGCGGCGAGAAGGCGCTCCACAGTCGGCGCGGTTTGATCCGGAACGAAGTCCTTGTAGAGCCTTGAGCCGTAGGTGGTGATCTTGCCCTTGACGGAGTGATAGTCCTTGATGGCGCAGGTGATGCCTTCCAGCGGGCGGACCGGTTCGCCGCGCGCATACTTGCGCTCCGCGATCCGCGCCTGTTCCAGCGCTTCGTCGAAATAGGTGTAGGTGAGTGCCTTGAGCGCGGGCTCCCACGCTTCGACCTGCTTGATCTGCGCCCGCAGCAGTTCGACCGGCGAGAGCTTCCTGGCCTTGAACCTCGCGATCGCCTCGCCGGCCGTCAGGTAGGCGATGTTGTCGACGTCGACCTCTTCGGATGGCCTCGCGGTGGCCGCGCGCGATGCTGCCGGCAGGACCGTTCCCGCGACGCCTGCAAGTGC
This region includes:
- a CDS encoding autoinducer binding domain-containing protein, whose product is MTSLMSDEAPASLQGDLTGGLAADLEQAADLESALDALHQALAGLGFSSFAYGRTAMPRLPDGSLASPVVKTRSFPSRWDRHWSHLCDPYYRFCLNTTLPLKWIEVQSGECLSAGERACVDHLNDKNLH
- a CDS encoding DUF5938 domain-containing protein translates to MSSSKKPVVVYGASGYTGRLVCEYLREYGIPFIAAGRNAEKLNDAMKSHVPGIETASFEVAEVQHSTEALTRVFSGASVVLNTVGPFAKFGPEVVQACLAAKCHYTDTTGEQDWLITLEREYGAQFASAGLLLAPGLAQMYTTGEIAAQLCLEAPGLDTLDIAVFWGGSPTIASTQTILVNAATSKAYYLEQKQYVEWPADAGLYQVAIPGQHELALALPWGGTSHPVWFKRDPRVANVKVLGGVFNRPLMLGVPQIVAAALKATEGMNDDDRYAALAQTAASVMNTMPPRENPRLNRSLDSVYASGPMGRAHCVIHGHCNYKQTGLLQAYGAYSLLQQPPRRAGFASGCQAFGHRELLGALKTFGLVMDPVLTRS
- a CDS encoding amidase, whose product is MSKAPYERSEVQPDLDRRRLSIAALAGVAGTVLPAASRAATARPSEEVDVDNIAYLTAGEAIARFKARKLSPVELLRAQIKQVEAWEPALKALTYTYFDEALEQARIAERKYARGEPVRPLEGITCAIKDYHSVKGKITTYGSRLYKDFVPDQTAPTVERLLAAGAIMHCRTTTPEFAHSGVTASSLWGVTHNPWNPAYTPGGSTGGGGAALAAGYTTLSDGTDGGGSIRIPASMNGVFGYKPPWGRNPNDREHPNEWLIHYGELARSVGDCALMQNVTSGQHPADMSSLRDKVVIPPTFAGIAGMRIALSVDLGYFAVDPEVEKNTRHAASVLRSLGAVVDEVDIGWTQEIEETWNTRWQGVFYALAGSLLTKSRNDVDPYVIKILEEGKKVDVSRFYGLNLVRQKMYASLAKIFETHDALICPTTATTKIVAGRSSEEPLAINGKSVNPFIGWFMTYPFNLVGTLPVMSVPTGFDGQTGVPTGMQIVGPAYDDLKVFRVASAFEGATRPWQHRRPKLIA
- a CDS encoding SDR family oxidoreductase, with the translated sequence MTSEKVALVTAGGSGMGAAAAERLAADGFKVAILSSSGKGEALAQRLGGVGVTGSNQSIDDLRKLVDLAMNRWGRIDVLVNSAGHGPRAQILDISDEDWHRGMDTYLMNVIRPTRLVAPVMQQQKAGAIINISTAWTFEPSALFPTSAVFRAGLASFTKIFADTYAADNVRMNNVLPGWIDSLPATEPRRDSVPMKRYGKREEIAATIAFLASEGAAYITGQNIRVDGGLMRSV
- a CDS encoding TetR/AcrR family transcriptional regulator is translated as MDRISRSQVDKFSQRRAELGEATLQTLASLGYARTSLREIAQNSEYSHGVLHYYFKDKVDLILCSVRQYKAVCVKRYDQVVEESTRFEELMEGFLDALGATVRDEAPLHRLWYDLRSQSLFEDAFRADVAEIDKSLERMIWRVMVRFSELGGRPLTVPPGVAYAVFDGLFQQCLLRHLNGDRRAVSTMQKHVRVAILQLLGEPGLPH
- a CDS encoding response regulator transcription factor, which gives rise to MPNGSFAFVSAISENSTTYLDGSSQPTVNTLFALCHYFQNTSLRKWLWNDAAASKAWLSAREKECLSLAAQGRTSDDIALLLGLSCETVRSHMKRAIVHLNASNRAHAIAKAIQLRLIDVPFV
- a CDS encoding SDR family NAD(P)-dependent oxidoreductase, with the protein product MTKIDLTGRKALVTGAARGIGAAIAKALTDAGASVMIGDVLVDLGKETAHTLGSGGATARFVKLDVTSDSDWEAAVAATVKELGSFDLLVNNAGIEITSLVIDVKAEDLRRMFDVNAVGTLLGIKHAFRAMKPGGAAGHGGSIVNIASVAATIAFPAIAGYSATKSAVDRMTRIAANESGKLGYGVRVNCVYPGLVPTEMGMKLANDIVAAGLAPSVDAAVADVIGQTPLGRLGEVGDMADAVVFLSSDAARFITGIGLPVDGGMGM
- a CDS encoding OPT/YSL family transporter; translated protein: MNRNANLRWRWLPVEGSWRYHLLLAAAGMLVLGPLAGVTAAYMNFSLGFFVGGQVLAGLLGSAVTAGYGAAGRHGANYIQTAAASVASMSGLGVLLQAMAWLGLPQPPAWQMVLYLTCVGMFGVGVGMLYTPVLVDRMRLAFPSGLAVANILRALTDPDLLRRSVKQLGGGALVGLASGLAASRLPLLGAIELSASTFGAGLVIGARIGVPAVVGGLIGLALKPYFVGIGWLQPGDPPRKIMFLIALGTIMGAALIDLVRIFAQALPRARREAAGGSSPPADAWKRVNTARLVLWVLSWAIATVVCGHVLLGQPVLYLAVAVGLVLLFALVNGISVGISDSNPISSAFVVTVIILAALGLRDPGVGLMAGAVLLVATSVACDMQQDRSTGWRLGTPRVLQFRYQVLGILMGATMAVVFARLFMAAYPVLLQDQTVMKAEQQPAEWASAMTYKLVGVLRGLTNEMPHQRTAIGIGVAAGAVIELLRKWLRPRSFVLDAIVLPSPYALSFGGFVNLPTSLWLGAGGVAGSLLGARTPRRKDLPQDMGSASLFGGGLIAGDALAAVGIGIASLVAALV